From Sulfurovum zhangzhouensis, one genomic window encodes:
- a CDS encoding ABC transporter ATP-binding protein, with translation MIKIEGVSKTFGEGKELFAALKSIDLEVKEGECVILSGISGSGKSTLLSLIAALDRPSSGKIVVDGELISKLPDLHASAYRAKIIGVVFQHFNLLESLSVEENVIIPLINSGLDMPTIHLMAEQAMQRALIQHKSSQDVSSLSGGEKQRCAIARALVHDPKIILCDEPTANLDRENSLKFIEMIQRLHETGKTIIVATHDPLFDKLPFESRIIHMEDGAIGSSSE, from the coding sequence ATGATAAAGATTGAAGGTGTAAGTAAAACATTTGGTGAGGGTAAAGAGCTCTTTGCAGCACTGAAGTCTATTGACCTTGAGGTGAAAGAGGGTGAATGTGTGATACTAAGCGGTATTAGTGGGAGCGGGAAGTCAACACTGCTTTCACTTATTGCTGCGCTTGACCGACCAAGTAGCGGGAAGATCGTTGTAGATGGTGAACTGATCTCTAAACTGCCTGATCTGCATGCATCAGCTTACCGTGCAAAGATTATCGGAGTGGTGTTTCAGCATTTTAACCTGTTAGAATCATTAAGTGTGGAAGAGAATGTGATCATTCCTTTGATCAACAGTGGTTTAGATATGCCTACCATCCATTTGATGGCAGAGCAGGCTATGCAGCGTGCCTTGATCCAGCATAAATCATCTCAGGATGTCTCTTCGCTTTCAGGAGGTGAGAAACAGCGTTGTGCTATCGCAAGGGCTTTGGTACATGACCCTAAGATCATTCTTTGTGATGAGCCAACGGCCAACCTTGATAGGGAAAACTCACTTAAGTTTATTGAAATGATTCAAAGACTGCATGAAACAGGAAAAACGATTATTGTGGCTACACACGATCCGCTTTTTGACAAATTGCCCTTTGAGAGCCGTATCATACATATGGAAGATGGGGCAATAGGAAGCAGCAGTGAATGA
- a CDS encoding ABC transporter permease: MLNKYPFLHFLTLLLFKQKIKHMGIMSISVIMVTLVSSVLFISTSLQHTLQDTLAKQADFTVNKIEAGRSVKTPLAWVDKIIEIEGVSDVTPRVHGRYFYAPGEESFLIVGIDFFEEQSAKALQVLLKDVDLKQFFSTDSMIVGKGVKTFFQTHYYTDSFSFKTPHGVFKKVKIYEVLPNSLNLFTNDMIIMPIELAREIFGLGEDEVTDITFNVPNDAEWDNIISKLHLLDYDMRVVEKREIQKAYENLYNYKGGIFLILYIISLLTFMLILYQRYSMVYSNERKEIGILRAVGWSIKDILRLKFYETLILVITSFIIGVVVAYGYVFILGAPILIEIFLGGANLSNEVRLIPTIEFGVLGSIFLLYAVPFFTAVLIPAWRIAVIPPKEAMQ; this comes from the coding sequence ATGCTGAATAAGTATCCGTTTTTACATTTTCTTACTCTGCTGCTTTTTAAACAGAAGATCAAACACATGGGTATTATGTCGATTTCTGTCATCATGGTCACACTGGTAAGTTCGGTACTCTTTATCTCGACATCTCTTCAGCATACGTTGCAGGATACACTTGCTAAACAAGCAGATTTTACAGTAAACAAAATCGAGGCAGGCAGATCTGTAAAGACACCGCTTGCATGGGTTGATAAGATCATTGAGATCGAGGGGGTATCGGATGTGACACCTCGTGTTCACGGCCGTTACTTTTATGCACCTGGTGAAGAGTCATTTTTGATTGTCGGTATTGATTTCTTTGAAGAACAGAGTGCAAAAGCATTGCAAGTATTGTTAAAAGATGTCGATCTCAAGCAATTTTTCAGTACGGACAGTATGATCGTAGGAAAGGGGGTGAAAACTTTTTTTCAAACACATTACTATACAGACAGCTTTTCGTTTAAGACACCTCATGGAGTATTTAAAAAGGTGAAGATTTATGAGGTCTTGCCCAACTCACTGAATTTGTTTACCAATGATATGATTATTATGCCTATTGAGCTTGCACGGGAGATTTTTGGATTGGGGGAAGATGAGGTCACGGATATTACTTTTAATGTTCCCAATGATGCAGAGTGGGACAATATCATAAGTAAGTTGCATCTACTGGACTATGATATGAGAGTAGTGGAGAAAAGGGAGATTCAAAAAGCGTATGAGAACCTCTATAACTACAAGGGGGGTATTTTTTTAATTCTCTATATTATTTCACTGCTTACTTTTATGCTGATCTTATACCAAAGATACTCTATGGTCTACTCTAACGAGCGAAAAGAGATAGGTATTTTAAGAGCGGTTGGCTGGAGTATCAAAGATATTTTGAGGTTGAAGTTCTATGAGACATTGATCCTTGTCATTACAAGTTTTATCATAGGTGTAGTAGTCGCATACGGTTATGTCTTTATCCTGGGAGCTCCAATTTTGATCGAGATCTTTTTGGGCGGTGCAAATCTATCCAATGAAGTACGGTTGATCCCGACGATAGAGTTTGGTGTACTTGGATCTATCTTTTTACTCTATGCGGTACCTTTTTTTACAGCTGTACTGATCCCTGCATGGAGGATCGCTGTGATCCCACCTAAAGAGGCAATGCAATGA
- a CDS encoding nitrous oxide reductase accessory protein NosL, whose amino-acid sequence MKKTIFIFFIILLLPLFANDISQAKVIKLTQKGEKIVKNMCKIDNLPSATGTIDLLIQKIKDSQACPSLSPSQLEAVAYYISDGSMKAQKGHIHVPQGAKCPVCGMFVAKYPKWAALITHDEEQTYYFDGVKDMMKYYIFDGNFPFERDRITMMKVTDYYSLEAIDAKSAFYVYDSNVYGPMGRELIPFITLDDAKTFSREHQGKRILHFNEITDAMVMALDGL is encoded by the coding sequence TTGAAAAAAACGATTTTTATATTTTTTATAATACTTTTACTTCCTCTTTTTGCCAATGATATCAGTCAGGCTAAAGTGATCAAACTGACCCAAAAGGGTGAGAAGATTGTCAAAAATATGTGTAAGATTGATAATCTGCCGTCAGCTACCGGCACGATTGACCTATTGATCCAAAAGATCAAGGATTCACAGGCATGTCCGTCTCTTTCACCGAGCCAACTGGAAGCAGTTGCCTACTATATCAGTGACGGAAGTATGAAGGCTCAAAAAGGACATATCCATGTACCTCAGGGTGCCAAGTGCCCTGTCTGCGGGATGTTCGTTGCTAAGTATCCTAAGTGGGCCGCTTTGATAACTCATGATGAAGAACAAACTTACTATTTCGATGGGGTAAAAGATATGATGAAATACTATATCTTTGATGGTAATTTCCCTTTTGAACGTGATAGGATCACTATGATGAAAGTAACTGATTACTATAGCTTGGAAGCAATTGATGCGAAGTCGGCATTTTATGTTTATGATTCTAACGTGTATGGACCGATGGGACGGGAACTTATCCCATTTATTACATTGGATGATGCAAAGACATTTAGTCGTGAACACCAAGGAAAGAGGATATTACACTTTAATGAGATCACTGATGCCATGGTAATGGCATTGGATGGACTTTAA
- a CDS encoding nitrous oxide reductase accessory protein NosL has product MKKVLVMVWALMALASLLQAEMKCAAGKCGGKMQESKPKKMMKMFQSVSPSEAILLQSGDAKVFCPNCGMNLPMFYKTNHAATINGQVKQYCSIHCLAEDVQKGLKLSEIKVVDVISLTFIDAKKAYYVVGSSQKGTMSMNSKYAFAQKADAEAFAKINGGELTDFDGALQKAQEEFQNDCNIVSQKRDEMREMGETLYSNKCQKTDEKFDSIAEAKAFILTHKLCEELNPKQLQAIGLYLQSR; this is encoded by the coding sequence ATGAAAAAGGTTTTAGTCATGGTATGGGCTCTGATGGCATTAGCAAGTCTTTTACAGGCAGAGATGAAGTGCGCTGCAGGTAAATGCGGAGGCAAGATGCAAGAATCAAAACCTAAAAAGATGATGAAGATGTTTCAGAGTGTATCACCCTCTGAAGCAATACTCCTTCAATCAGGAGATGCAAAAGTATTTTGCCCGAACTGTGGTATGAACCTGCCTATGTTTTATAAGACCAATCATGCAGCTACCATCAACGGTCAAGTAAAACAGTATTGTTCGATACACTGTCTGGCTGAGGATGTTCAAAAGGGGCTCAAGCTTTCAGAAATCAAAGTAGTGGATGTCATCAGCTTAACGTTCATTGATGCAAAGAAGGCATATTATGTTGTCGGCAGCAGCCAAAAAGGTACGATGAGCATGAACAGTAAATATGCGTTTGCTCAAAAAGCAGACGCTGAAGCTTTTGCAAAAATCAATGGAGGGGAACTGACAGATTTTGACGGTGCACTTCAAAAAGCGCAGGAAGAGTTTCAAAATGACTGTAATATTGTTAGCCAAAAGCGCGATGAAATGCGTGAGATGGGGGAAACACTCTATAGTAACAAGTGTCAAAAGACAGATGAAAAGTTTGACTCTATAGCTGAAGCTAAAGCATTTATCCTCACTCATAAACTCTGCGAAGAATTAAATCCTAAGCAGCTGCAGGCTATCGGGCTTTATCTTCAAAGCAGATAG
- a CDS encoding TonB-dependent receptor, which yields MKKVVGLSLLTAMALQAAPVELDEIEVEGKVDTEVIKDVSGEEIKSADLADALFKTSPSVALVRRSGISNDIIVRGMKKDNINVLIDGAKVCGACPNRMDPPISHIATNNVDYIEINEGPFNVEDFGNLGADVKISTLKPSKEFTGEVGLNLGSWDYKKGYFNVSGGVENVRFLLSASTERGGQYEDGDGNTFAEQQDNYIADHATAGGMAYLPSQRDMDAFSKKTMMAKLFWDIAENQELRLGYTANRSDNILYPNTPMDAIYDDSDIYTAEYIAKDLGEYSKKLSLNLYQTEVDHPMSNEYRKSSMMMGVMTHALTTKVQGAKLKNEFELGNHALAVGLDYSLRNWDGKYYMNDMPLSSQYNSIWDVDTENAGIFIKDKMTVDQFEIDMGLRYDNTEITTADTNTSVPDRSYNSISGNILATYHANETTKYFVGAGIGNRVPDGRELYYYDKSGLRIGNFDLKKVTNNEIDMGLEKKYENAVVKAKFFYSYLKNFIAYNSVQKTFDNIDARIWGFDLSGTYFATESLSFDIGMSKQNGKKLDAGNIVGQEDQDLPEIPPFKMNLAVNYEVDPSLLLNAEVIASDAWVHYDAINGEQKLDAYGVLNLKGTKTFGNNVELTVGVDNVFGSTYATSNTYRDLTLIYGGGDVMLLNEPGRYFYTNLKYKF from the coding sequence ATGAAAAAGGTTGTGGGACTTTCACTACTGACTGCAATGGCTCTTCAAGCTGCACCGGTAGAGTTAGATGAGATAGAAGTCGAGGGAAAAGTAGACACAGAAGTGATCAAGGATGTAAGTGGGGAAGAGATCAAATCTGCTGACTTGGCCGACGCACTTTTTAAGACATCTCCAAGTGTTGCATTGGTACGTAGAAGTGGTATCTCAAATGATATTATCGTAAGAGGGATGAAGAAGGATAATATCAATGTATTGATCGATGGTGCAAAAGTATGTGGTGCATGTCCAAACAGAATGGACCCTCCTATTTCACATATTGCTACTAACAATGTAGATTATATCGAGATCAATGAAGGGCCTTTCAATGTCGAAGACTTTGGAAATTTAGGTGCGGATGTAAAGATTAGTACACTAAAGCCTTCTAAAGAGTTCACAGGTGAAGTAGGATTGAACTTAGGAAGCTGGGATTATAAAAAAGGTTACTTCAATGTAAGCGGCGGTGTAGAAAATGTCAGATTCTTGCTCAGTGCTTCTACAGAGAGAGGCGGCCAGTATGAGGATGGTGACGGTAATACTTTTGCTGAACAACAAGATAACTACATCGCTGATCACGCTACTGCAGGAGGTATGGCATACCTTCCAAGTCAGCGAGACATGGATGCATTTAGTAAAAAAACAATGATGGCAAAACTTTTTTGGGATATTGCTGAAAATCAGGAATTGAGATTAGGCTATACAGCGAACAGAAGTGATAATATCCTTTACCCGAATACCCCAATGGATGCAATTTATGATGACAGTGATATCTATACTGCAGAGTATATTGCAAAAGATCTTGGAGAATATTCTAAAAAACTTTCATTGAACCTTTACCAAACCGAAGTAGATCACCCAATGTCAAATGAGTATAGAAAATCTTCTATGATGATGGGCGTAATGACACATGCACTGACTACAAAGGTACAGGGTGCGAAACTTAAAAATGAGTTTGAACTCGGAAACCATGCACTTGCAGTAGGACTTGATTATAGTCTGAGAAATTGGGATGGGAAGTATTATATGAATGATATGCCGTTATCTAGCCAATATAATAGTATTTGGGACGTAGATACGGAAAATGCAGGTATTTTCATTAAAGATAAGATGACGGTAGATCAATTCGAAATTGATATGGGGCTAAGATATGATAATACTGAGATCACTACGGCAGATACAAATACAAGCGTTCCTGACAGAAGTTACAACAGTATAAGTGGAAATATACTTGCTACTTATCATGCCAATGAAACAACAAAATATTTCGTAGGTGCAGGTATAGGAAACAGAGTACCGGATGGAAGAGAACTCTACTATTATGATAAAAGTGGTCTAAGAATCGGTAATTTCGATCTGAAAAAGGTTACTAACAATGAGATCGACATGGGTCTGGAAAAGAAATATGAAAATGCTGTCGTTAAAGCGAAGTTCTTTTACAGTTATTTGAAAAATTTCATTGCTTATAACTCAGTACAGAAAACGTTTGATAATATCGATGCAAGAATCTGGGGATTTGATCTCAGCGGTACCTACTTCGCAACAGAATCACTCTCTTTTGATATCGGAATGTCAAAGCAAAACGGGAAAAAACTGGATGCTGGTAATATAGTTGGACAGGAGGATCAAGATCTTCCGGAAATTCCACCATTCAAGATGAACTTGGCAGTGAACTATGAAGTAGATCCAAGCCTCTTACTTAATGCTGAGGTGATAGCATCGGATGCATGGGTACACTATGATGCAATTAATGGCGAGCAGAAACTTGATGCATATGGTGTCTTGAACCTTAAAGGAACGAAAACATTTGGAAACAATGTTGAGTTGACTGTAGGTGTGGATAACGTGTTTGGCTCTACTTATGCAACATCAAATACTTATCGAGACCTAACTTTGATTTACGGCGGTGGGGATGTAATGTTGCTGAATGAACCCGGACGTTATTTCTATACAAATCTAAAATACAAATTCTAG